A region from the Hydra vulgaris chromosome 10, alternate assembly HydraT2T_AEP genome encodes:
- the LOC136085896 gene encoding uncharacterized protein LOC136085896 — protein sequence MAISTRSNTEIYLLGQTHEIDCRSLPTKGDVLRYFYHCCRLLNFNKNKKHTEIISCPLDINHELLCNDKTCQPKCVVSALRKPWLMGGIPHISCRSIRENVSKLIYHHKKLVSYRSKKTETQKLHENSFLALEKELFDIGHPKLYEIIEKDRIRSKDAKECDILFYEDQKTARTMVIDKIDKIYQKVYSNREFRKRKAKEFEQMEESTTKNSKLKQFSSNSNCINGNQELFLLENFDNDKQSMIIEKQSTNIKRNKVTVTVDIDELIKKTSIFCGRFGISVGVQTGLLALFLRSGNINLNEVKLSKTKVEKIRKDLYLSESELIKEKIKEKCKNSNLILHIDTKKVTALNENYISEVNERLAIVVTSPDWDLNTNGKQQDELLGIVECQSGKGYDQALACFNVIKKFGIESFIIGICADTTACNTGCNKGCISILGELLNRPLLRLLCRKHSQERHILHAINAITKTESKGPSKSIYTRFKAAWPMNYENVQKNMDQLSKFPWCKVSGTPLEDMAKKSLSFCKKALELHTFPRNDYKHLCQYVIVFLEGREAVPGFIIHKPAAEHEARFMADALYILAMKLTQPIIKFLTLEEEIVFSKAAIYVASVYAKNFLQSSQIASAAHNDLCTVKEMIKMKDFDADVPQAFISSYLRHSHYLSEETVVFCLFDKSLDNKVKEKVAQQLLKTNLPEVFKLKKFKPVEINENSELNDYVGQNSWLIFKIVPYLSKWLESPPDLWTHDSDYKNMQRFIKRLVCVNDCCERAIKLVKDFIDSTIKEEKLQDILLVLKEHRVNFPFYKCNWSKEILNKL from the exons atggcaaTATCAACACGTTCAAAtactgaaatatatttattaggaCAAACCCACGAAATTGATTGCAGAAGTTTGCCTACGAAAGGCGacgttttaagatatttttatcaCTGCTGCAGATTactaaatttcaataaaaataaaaaacacaccGAAATTATATCTTGCCCTCTTGATATAAATCACGAGCTGCTTTGTAATGATAAAACATGTCAGCCCAAATGCGTTGTTTCTGCTCTTAGAAAACCGTGGCTTATGGGTGGTATACCACACATTAGTTGTAGAAGTATTAG ggAAAATGTTTCCAAATTAATATATCATCACAAGAAACTGGTATCATATCGTTCAAAAAAAACGGAAACACAAAAGCTacatgaaaatagttttttggcATTAGAAAAAGAATTGTTTGACATAGGGCACccaaaactttatgaaataattgaaaaagataGAATTCGATCAAAAGATGCAAAAGAATGcgatattttgttttatgaagACCAAAAAACTGCAAGAACAATGGTAATTGACAAAATAgacaaaatatatcaaaaagtttattccaACAGAGAGTTTCGCAAAAGGAAAGCAAAGGAGTTTGAGCAAATGGAGGAATCTACCACAAAAAACTCgaagttaaaacaattttcatcaaataGCAATTGTATTAATGGAAATCAAGagttatttttgttagaaaattttgataatgatAAACAATCAAtgataattgaaaaacaatCAACTAACATAAAACGAAATAAAGTGACAGTAACAGTAGATATTGATGAACTTATCAAAAAAACGTCAATATTTTGTGGGCGTTTTGGAATTTCTGTTGGAGTACAGACAGGATTATTAGCATTATTTTTAAGATCTGGAAATATCAATCTTAATGAAGTAAAACTTTCAAAGacaaaagtagaaaaaataagaaaagatttatatttaagtGAATCagaattaattaaagaaaaaataaaagaaaaatgtaaaaatagtaatttaattttgcacattgatacaaaaaaagttacagCTTTAAATGAAAACTATATTTCTGAAGTAAATGAACGTCTAGCTATTGTTGTTACAAGTCCAGACTGGGATTTAAATACAAATGGAAAGCAACAGGATGAGCTGCTAGGCATAGTTGAATGTCAATCAGGAAAAGGATATGATCAAGCATTGGCatgttttaatgttataaaaaagtttggaatTGAAAGCTTTATAATTGGAATTTGTGCTGACACAACAGCATGTAACACTGGTTGTAATAAGGGTTGTATAAGTATTTTAGGAGAACTTTTAAATCGACCTCTGTTAAGGCTTCTTTGTAGAAAACATTCTCAAGAACGACATATTTTACATGCAATAAATGCAATCACTAAAACAGAAAGCAAAGGTCCATCAAAATCTATTTACACAAGATTCAAAGCTGCTTGGCCAATGAATTatgaaaatgttcaaaaaaatatggATCAGTTATCAAAGTTTCCGTGGTGCAAAGTTAGTGGAACTCCATTAGAAGATATggctaaaaaaagtttatctttttgCAAGAAAGCTTTGGAACTTCATACTTTCCCCAGAAATGATTATAAACATCTGTGTCAATATGTCATTGTTTTTCTGGAAGGAAGGGAGGCAGTTCCTGGATTTATTATACACAAACCAGCTGCTGAACATGAAGCTAGATTTATGGCAGATGCTTTATACATTTTGGCAATGAAGCTTACTCAACcaatcataaagtttttaacccTTGAGGAAGAAATAGTATTTTCAAAGGCTGCAATATATGTAGCTTCAGTTTATGCAAAAAACTTTCTTCAATCAAGTCAAATTGCTTCTGCTGCTCATAATGATTTGTGTACGGTTAAAGAGATGataaaaatgaaagattttgATGCTGATGTCCCTCAAGCTTTTATTTCAAGCTATCTTAGACACAGTCATTATCTTTCTGAAGAAacagttgttttttgtttatttgataaaagtcttgacaataaagttaaagaaaaagttgctcagcagttattaaaaacaaatttacctgaagtctttaaacttaaaaagtttaagcctgtagaaataaatgaaaattcaGAACTTAATGATTACGTTGGTCAAAATTCTTggctaatatttaaaatagttcctTACTTATCAAAGTGGTTAGAGAGTCCACCTGATTTGTGGACTCATGATtctgattataaaaatatgcaaaggtTTATAAAGAGATTAGTCTGTGTCAATGACTGTTGTGAAAGAGCTATTAAATTGGTAAAAGACTTTATCGATTCAACAATTAAAGAGGAAAAGTTACAAGATATTTTACTGGTTTTGAAGGAACACAGAGttaattttccattttataaatgtaactgGTCCAAAgaaatacttaataaattgtaa